In a genomic window of Helianthus annuus cultivar XRQ/B chromosome 10, HanXRQr2.0-SUNRISE, whole genome shotgun sequence:
- the LOC110880764 gene encoding protein FAR1-RELATED SEQUENCE 2-like has translation MSSSDSADHMMRFTERIAFYAFYAFINFKDNISKWEERLCTKSGRKFFKPKVSGSITPAVGMFFKSFDEAFAFYKRYALAVGFSARKNTSWKNVGGLVTISIQYYENMYGGFGEVGASKVDCKNYRRDLNLYIGEYDAEMVVRRLIRKEECCPGFTCDYVIGEDRRLKGLFWADEQSKKIIQCLVTYLVLMLLINQTSMIWFLYYLLVGPVLSANTDFNTRMTHVVWNDTIIPEDFETEWHSIMSTFGLENHEWLKDMYDLRFDWIPAYYQGEDLAGLMRTTSRCESENYFFGQICNPRCTLVEFFTHFETAMDIQRHEHRRNDHDTRYIQCKPWSDFVQYNKQEDGLSISCSCKRFEQFGILCRHTFYVLRYEDISEFPRRYVHRRWMRDVVSVGSNHSNIRFDEIGRNSAIDKVYREIVVANEYVINRLVGDLDELCRYRDHIKSYIDKADEVMVAAPPPSRKERFADIGGNLEKSDSMIRVPIKIKTKGCGVQKRIKSNREIAIQKSSKIQKSCRVCGGKGHNSRTCKDKVSSNAIGSSNGM, from the exons ATGTCTTCGTCAGACTCTGCTG ATCACATGATGCGTTTTACTGAACGTATTGCTTTTTATGCTTTTTAtgcttttataaactttaaag ATAACATTTCCAAGTGGGAGGAACGTCTATGCACAAAGAGTGGAAGAAAGTTTTTCAAACCTAAAGTCAGTGGATCTATTACACCTGCTGTTGGAATGTTTTTTAAGTCATTTGATGAGGCTTTTGCATTTTATAAGAGATATGCACTTGCTGTAGGTTTTTCTGCAAGAAAAAATACTTCTTGGAAAAATGTTGGTGGTTTAGTGACAATAAG CATTCAATATTATGAAAACATGTATGGTGGTTTTGGTGAAGTTGGTGCTAGTAAAGTTGATTGTAAGAATTATAGAAGGGATTTGAATCTTTACATCGGAGAGTATGATGCTGAAATGGTAGTTAGGCGTCTTATTAGGAAGGAAGAATGTTGTCCTGGTTTCacatgtgattatgttattggtgaagatagaagattgaaaGGGCTTTTCTGGGCTGATGAGCAATCAAAAAAAATTATACAGTGTTTGGTGACATATTTGGTTTTGATGCTACTTATAAATCAAACAa GTATGATTTGGTTTTTGTACTATTTACTG GTTGGTCCTGTTTTGTCAGCAAACACTGATTTTAATACAAGAATGACTCATGTTGTTTGGAATGATACTATTATTCCAGAAGATTTTGAAACTGAGTGGCATTCAATAATGTCTACTTTTGGATTGGAAAATCATGAGTGGTTAAAAGATATGTACGATCTTCGATTTGATTGGATTCCTGCTTATTACCAAGGAGAGGATTTGGCTGGACTTATGCGTACTACGTCAAGATGTGAAAGCGAGAATTACTTCTTTGGTCAGATTTGCAATCCAAGATGTACACTTGTTGAATTTTTCACTCATTTTGAGACTGCAATGGATATTCAAAGACATGAGCATAGGAGGAATGATCATGATACAAGGTATATTCAGTGTAAACCCTGGAGTGACTTT GTGCAATACAACAAACAAGAAGATGGTTTAAGTATAAGTTGTTCTTGCAAACGGTTTGAACAATTTGGTATATTGTGCCGCCATACATTTTACGTATTACGGTATGAAGATATAAGTGAGTTTCCTAGAAGATATGTTCATAGAAGATGGATGAGAGATGTTGTTTCAGTTGGATCAAATCATTCCAATATTCGGTTTGATGAAATTGGTAGGAATAGTGCAATTgataaagtttatagagaaatTGTTGTTGCAAATGAGTATGTGATTAATAGGCTGGTTGGCGATTTAGATGAACTGTGTCGTTACAGGGAtcatattaaaagttatattgaTAAAGCGGATGAGGTTATGGTTGCTGCGCCGCCTCCTAGTCGCAAAGAAAGATTTGCTGATATTGGAGGGAACTTAGAAAAATCAGATTCTATGATTCGTGTCCCGATAAAAATAAAGACCAAAGGATGCGGTGTTCAAAAAAGGATCAAGTCTAATCGTGAGATTGCAATTCAGAAATCATCAAAGATCCAGAAATCGTGCCGTGTATGTGGTGGAAAAGGACATAACAGTCGCACATGTAAAGATAAGGTTTCTTCTAATGCTATAGGTTCTAGCAATGGAATGTAA